The sequence aaagaaacgGGGTAGATTTTCAATTGTTTAGTTAATCATGTGTTTATTGGTGGACTGAttaagtttaataaataaaactacaattTATTTAGTTACATTAGGTATTGTAAAGATAGCGagcaaataaaataaacaactaaATGAAAAATTGACAGTTGTAATTGACAAAAACTCGAATATACTCAAAAAGTGAGTAGAATATTAGTTGATAGACATACTAAACTGACCAGCTTGTTGGTGAATAATAGATCAACCTGCAGAACGCACATACGAtgatatatttcataatttatgtCAGTTGATTTAAgtaataatgtttttttctaaaacataaacCTAAAGTAGCAATTAAACTTGAATAAAATGGCGTGATTTTTCTAAAAGTTTAAGAAATGAGCTTATTTTCAATGTTGAGGAGAAATTACTTTATAGGACTGATGAGAAAACTTTATAATGATATACATAAAACTTATCAGTAAAGAAGAATAGGGCAGAATTGCATGATAATGAAAACACTGACCACATTTCCAGCTTAATGGATGATCAAACACATCTTATAGACATATTTttcatataactataaataggaacgtacagcttaagtaaatgatttcgtcgaaaagaaaatttccttCACGAAAtgctctttatttttattcaatgacacaatgggttattttaattatccaAACAATTTATCAATCTGTTATTCAGACTAAATCAcataaagtgaatttaaacaaacTTGTGAAATGACGGTGATTTgaagacattattattatttcatgatAAGCTATAAGGTAGTCTTTAAAATGTACCAAATTCGTACATATGTCCTAATgactgaataaaaataagatGTATCaactaatttaataaaattaagtaGCTAAACCACAAGCAAGTACCTGTGCTCATAAGTTTTTATGAGACGACTAGTATCACTAGTCGGATGCATGAATTGAGGTGGGCAGAGTTCAGTTCAAATTTACGAACTGATAGCTGGAAATCAAATGCTTTAAACATGAAAAACTAGATGGAAATAAGGCTGGTAATAGTATGAACATACCTTGTTATTTGAGCTACTCAATTTGCATACAGCACAGTAAGAAGCAGCAGCTACACATGCCATGTATTTAGGTTTGACCTGGAAAAAAAATATACTTGAAGGATGATCAATTcggttatgtatatatatatcagatttATTCTGAATTGCTTCATTTGAACGATTTTAACATGAGTACTGAACAAAGCAAAATTTTCAGATTGTCGGTATACGTTGGGTACTATGATGTGTGAAATAACTTACGACGCATACTGTGTGCAATTCAGTTTAATCACCCATAAATTTAATTGCATGCGATTAGTTGAGTTAAACTTATTTGCAAAACAAACAGATAACAGTAAATCCAAATGAAAACAGTGTTAGTTAGTGAGGACCAAATTTTAATCACGGAAGTAGAGCATCTGGTCAGTATCATCATTAGATAGTTACCTTTGACGTATTACCGGTCGTCCTCCCTCTCAAACTGAAGTATGAACTCAGAATGATCACATCGTAACCAGCTATTGCTGGTGTGGCTTTAGATAAGACTACCACCCCTTCTAAAGTATCTTTGTAAGTCCGGGTCTTGGTTTGGCTCCCTCAAACTTACCTAGAATTCTAGTGCCTTACAAACATCTTGCCTTAAGCGGATTAGCGATCATAGCCGCCGTTGCAACCAAATATCGAACCGAGTTATTTTCAAGACTATCCTGCCAGCTCACCGAAAACTTTAGATGAGCATAGGCTACATTTGAATGGCGATATGAAAATGACAAGTGACTTGCGAATTTACGAAAAGTCCCAATTATGAAGACTGGGTTTTTACAGGCTCTCTCCAAACTCTTCGAGACACCCCGGTCTATTCCGGGAAAATACGAGTTTAGTGATACACATGGAATCCTATATCCGGTAATTTTACAAAGCCTATGTAAAAACTAAGGAACCTGGCGGTTGAAATTTGTTAACAAGCTGAAAGCAATAGCCGCATTTGGTACCTCCAGGTAGTTATCTCCACTCAAACAAGACACTGGTAACAAGTTTTGTACCAGTGAAACAACCTGTGAGTTTGATGCTACGCCAATTAGCAACATCCAAAGGTGTGTCGGGAGATGGGTGTTTTTCGACGGACAGTTTGGGCATTCTGTCATTCAAAAGCATTGATTATACTGTCTTAAAAGCTCCCTGGTCAGTGACTACCTATCTACTTAACGAAGAGGCACCAAAAACATCCTTTGCTTACAGCAGTATGGTAATAATATACTTGGAACTAGATTGGACAACACTGTTGATTATTCGCAAGAATGGTTAACTAATAAATGCTTGATACTGCACAAACTACGCTCCAAAATGATTATTTGACTCACGAATGTACACAACTATCTTCCAATTACTACTCGGTATGATCAAAGTATTGTACCATAATATGGAATAGAGGACCACATAAGTAAAGAATCATAAGTACATAAACAACTGTTTTAGAATCCAACTAAATCTCGCTAATTTAGTCGACACACTAATCATATATTTTTTAGAGTAATATAAAGCTGAATGTCCAGAATATGAAACGATTGAACACAACTGCAAACGATCTGGTTTAACCACAAAGTACTATAAATTAACTGTAATAATGTTTATATAGAACTCTGATAAAACAGAAAGACTAGAGAGAGttaatacattttattaaatgCTTTATAAGTTGGATAAATACACTAGATACGCTAAATATCATTCCCGTTTAGGAACTAATATATCATCAATACAATTAAGGTCTAGGAGGATCTGTTGTGCGCTTAACTGATAAGGCTGGTTTTTCTGAGCTTGCTACAAAaatcaaaaatcaacaaataaatCTATATGTCTATTAGGCTTTCGTTTTAATCACTACACGAAATTAATGACTACAGTTAACAATGGGAGAAATCGATCAGATTGAAATGGGGATATGGTAATCGTGAATCGGAAACACAGATTAACTAATATTAAGCTCAACGCACTATTTTTTTCCACGTACTACTAATTATAAATTTTCGTAGATTATAGGGCGTAAAGGAAAACAAAATACACTAACGTAGTTTATGTTAAAGATAGAGAACAAGACCCTGTAGATGAAACAAACTTCCTGATATTAATATAATATTACTTTATACTCAAATGAGTGCGAGTATAAATGTAGTTTCATAGCACTGCAATCATAGTTGATTCGTAACATTTCGAAGTGAACAAATTCAAAGGTAAAATTAATAGAACTAATTTTAGCTCACCTTGACTTTAACAATAAAACGATCTATGAGATTGACAGCTTTACAAAATGTTTCTGTAGACAGATTAAAAAATGAATTGTGCAAAAAGCGCAGATTGTGTACCGCCTCATTTCGAAGTACGGCGTCGACTTTATCATCGACTTCCtattgataaaatttaaaagaacATTAACGAAACATCAGTTGAGAACATTGGAAATAAAGTTTTCTATGAAATGGGAAGACTAAAGCAACTTCTCATAGGTAGTGAGGTAATTAAATAAGTTTGGTTAAGCTTTGTTCCCAAAATGAAATGTTATATTTACATAGATCTTCATCGGTGTTATGAATTAGTATCTGGAGTAATGAGATTGTATGTCTTTGTGTTATAATTATGGACACAAATTCCCTTGACTAGTTCAGTACTTTTCATATATGCccacaaatattattttataataggGCAGATCCTGATTAATATTCAATTGAAAGCAATATTCTTCGCTTATACCTGATGTTCTAAACCAGATAACATTAACTTACAGTTATGCTAAGAAAGATACAATGCTAGTGATTAATTTCTGCTTGGGAATGCATATAATACAAACACATAAGCAACTAGCTTCAGTATCACTTACTGGATTAACATAATACAGGAAGGCATTGTTTGGTTGGTAAATAAATTCCTTCGAGAGTAGATCTTGCAGGAGATCATTATCAAGTGAAGAGAGCTAAAAAAGAAAGCGAGGGGTTTCATATAACAAAAAGACTACTTATAGGCTGGAATATTTACGTTAGTACTAATAATATAAAAGTTACTGGCAATGGATGCAACAGAACTGCGAATCCATGTTACTTAAGTAAGTCAACAATGAAAGTTGTGTATATTGACGCAACCTAGAGGAAGCCTCAAAAGACGCCTAAATATTATACAATTATTAACTGAACTTTCCTGACAGCAGAAGGTCAATAATTGGCTAGTATTGATATGATCGAACCAGTTCGGACTAATCATCCACCAATGGAGAAAACAACAATAAGGAATGTGAAGCTCAGTAGCCACATGACATCAGTAACAAACATAGATAGCAAGTAAACATGGGCTTAGTACTTTGGAGATTCAAACTCGATAAGAACGTATCAACACGGACAAAATAGTAATCCTGGACAGAATTTTCACGGATAACAGCTTGGTATAAGGGACAAACTTACAGATTTAAGTGACTTTATCTTGGTTTCTAAACCTTATAAATGTCCTCTCATGTTATTCACAGATGTAAGAAACAAAGACCTTAATAACAAAATCACTAGTCAGAATGCAGTAAAATAATATATCGACATCTACTTAGGTGCGGCAAAATAGGTGAGATGAAAACGTTCAAATGTGTTATGATAAGGAAGTAAAGGATGGCCTTTTATTGTCTTAACCCATATTCACTGGACTTGTCCTAGCACAACTACCTCAGATTAAAAACAAGTAAGCTTAAAATAAACTCGACTATGAGTATGCGAAGACCCCACAAGATGTAATACCTTGTTTGTGGTTTTGTAGTTATCTTTGAAGTATGAAGAACAACGTTCACAAGAAATCCTTATCAAAGTTTAGCGGAGGAAATGAATAATTACATAGAACTTAAGCAAGGTAACTATGCTTACTTTACAGACTATATGTGAGTGACATATTTTGGATAAATCAGAGCGAAGATTATTTTTCGGTTGTAAAGGACGTAAATAACATGCCGCCGGAGTATATATTGACATATCTTCTAAATTTTCGTTTGACTGACCGTTTAGCTCCGGGCGCGAACGTTTATAATCAGAAGTAATATGCGAAGGATACTGGTTCATGACAATCTTATGGGCAGTTTGCTTCGAATCAGCCGTATCACATAGAATATCGATATTGGACTTTTGAGAATCATTTCCGCTGGACAAAGAATTCGGGTCATATTTCTGAGCTCGGCGTATACGACTAGGATATCGCCTGTACTGCGAGATAGTACGTTTAGGTGCCCTGAGGAAGTTAAATCTGGATTTGGCAGTATAAAAAGATGCAACACAGCCATTATTATTGGAATGCGTTGTTTGAGAAGAAAATGACTGTTGGTGCTGATTGAAGACCTTGGCCATATTTTTTAATCGTAGTTGTATTCACAGAATCTGATCACTTGGTATATATGAGAAAATATATCAGCTGTAGCAACGgacaataaataaaaacaaggtAATTTTGAGTTTTGTAAAATAAAGCTGCTGTGTAACAAAGAAGTATCACCACGAACAAACGAGAGGTGACCTAGGAGCTCGCTGATCGCAATTTAGAGGAGCTACGGCGTCCAACTTGTGCCACAGTGGGTTAGGCTCTCAAAGACGAACGTCCTTTATCGCCAATGAATAAGTAGTAGTTTCAACCAATAAAAACAAAGGTCATTAGTAACGACAATTTGACCAAACAGATATTCGATTACAAAAATCGATGATGTCGGTTTAGCCAATCACAAGGTAGTAAATTTATCTTTGACCTTGGATCACATTGATAAACCAACAGACATGCTTAACCATTGCCCTAGATAAAGAGTAGTGAGGTGTGTGTTTATTGGTTATGTGGTTAGATCGacctttgtttttctttctaggCTTTTTAATTTTAGTCATCATAACAAGAGCGATTCATACAATTGTCTGTCCCGCAATTaaatatccaaattaataatttgaaaaatggCCCGGTTAAGGGCAAAGTGCATCATTTTTAAGTTAAAGCatttgaatttaggattgtccaACAAagtagtgcttccaggttttcaatggtggtctaacaatcatcgattcatgatctcaatcaaaacttaataatctccacaaccccacactgaaaataaaattgttaatgttgttatgactcatatagaatgttgaCTTGAATCATGTCATATGTTAATTGAAAATTTTAGATCCATGAGCAGAATAAATTCGATTAAATGTTAAGTGGATGACTATATTAGGCAAAAAGTTAGTAAGACATACTAAGGTGAGATGAATGAGAAGTAAGTGGATCATGCATCggggagattaataatgatttttaacCAGTAATAATccaaagatttgtgaataaggataacagagacaattacTCCTCGGCAGTGCTGAAAAATCTCATGCAAgcacgaaacggctgtccagtgcttccaggttttcaatggtggtctagcctacatcaactcgtgaattcaactattaaaattactacaatttcctcaaaccccattctgattatgacaattacatttgactaagtgcaatagtcaaattaggtcattcaatggctaagattactattgattaacTGGACTTGAGGTTGGACAGGAGAGGAGAAATGGTTGACGATATTTCTTTTGTGTCCATAGCTCCGGTTTCCTAATCCGGATGGCCATTGCTTCAGCCATCTGAAGGACTTTAAGTCTGACAAGTTTTGGCAAAATATTACTGACCCAATAAATACATGAAAAGGATTCACACTATGACCAGTTTTCACTAAATGGGTCAATATCGtgctgttcactttcttcagACCTTTGCTTAATCACACTGGGAGGTGTTTGAGGCACAATAATGTGAATTCCTAGgacttcgaccaatataactggctccacacgagcagtcgaactgataaaattcacttaacatataagcttattcaagttaacattctatatgagtcatgtCAATATTAACAGTTTTATTCTATTTCGTtcgacaatcctaaattcatatGCTTTAACTTGAAAATAATGCATTCgaccttaacctggccatttttcggattaataatttggatatataaatgtaaaacctgaagagaatttatcgaaaagaatattcttcatttaaacATTAGTATTAAAAtatgatggggatctttaaacaATTGTCTGTCCATTTACTGAGTTCGTGATCATGACAGACAGCGAAACCAATCCGTAACCCGTTGTGTAATATATATTCCGTTATGCGTCGGGAGATGTGGGATATTACAAAATGTAAATGGACAGAGATAATCAccttaaaaataaatgtaatgatACTAACTCGCATGGCCTTTTTACGATCCAGATTGCGCATTGATGATCAACGGTGGAAGGCTTATTtaagactattattattacttcaagACTAAAAAATGTTGAGTGATTCAGATGCTTTCAACCATTGATGGCTATAAAATCTTGGTATCTTAGATCCAGTCATTATACAGATATTTAACACATATTATCTGCAGAATTTATTCTAGATGAAGGATTAGTGTAAGGTTTGAATGGGTCTTGATTTTATGAACTCTATATATCATCTTACAAAATAAGAGCCATGTACATTAATTTTAATGTGAACGACCATTTTTCCACGTCTGTATAAAATGTTGGGATCAGTAAAGGATACTGCTCAGTTAAATGATTGTTATAACTTAACACTCGCAACTAACTAGTCTCTTAAAGCTTCTATGGGGGATCGCAATATTAATGATATCAAATTGATAAGATATATATGGGAAAATTGCCATAAATTTCAGTGTCAATGTTAGATGAATATTATTAGTTTGTCAAGAGATTTGATTTTTCTGCAATTAATTTCCTCTTGAAAAGAAAGGACTATCAATTCAAATCACAACTAGTCTTCCTCAAACGAGAACTGGATATTACAAACTCACTTTTTATTAACACAATTCAATATTTGAATCAGTGACAGGCTGCGTTTGTCACTTAGTCGGTGAAAAGCATTCCATGAGGTATGATAAATATGATCAAATTCACTAAGTATTCGTAATTTCCTGAACGCAAATTACCTTCTCTATATTTGAAAACTCGAAAACAAATCAGCGATAGCATTACACTCAATAGGATTGGGTCATACAATTGATTTCAATGACACAAGAATGCTTCAAAAAGGCTTTAACTCTTACAAAGAAAGACTAACAGCTGAAGCCTTACACATATGGGCAAATCCAAATagtattaataggagagatAGAATACAATTAGTTGTCCCATGGTAACTAATGATTAATAAGCAAACCTGAACTCCTTATTACATTTTATCTATCTCTTATTATCTTAATAAGAGCAATTACATTCAACGATTCTAATCAGTtgttatctgaatatgttaaacagtTAACTGgaacaataaaaaacaaaatacaaacaTTCAatcacaaatacattcttcttctttgaATCCactcttttattttgtttatttatcttcattttatgcatGCTGTGACATATTTGATCCATATCATATATAAAAATTGTATGCTTTCTTAAAAATTATCACtatggggttgtggaaattgttaagattttgattgacatcatgaaacGACTGGTGttcgaccaccattgaaaacctggaggcactggtcatccgtttcgtcttagtatgggactgcccagcagtgagcatccacgaccccgcccgcaggattcaaacccagaaccttcggtttcgcatgcgaacgcctaacctcaatggtggtctaacatcaatcgtttcGTGATCTTAATCGGAAATTCTTAAAAATTCACCGAACAATATatagtgaatgaaatttcttctcacaccACCTACTTGTACACACAATCtattatcttaacacttttcgtttcatACCACATGTCTCTTATACACTAGAGCAAacacctactttaaacattgttaacgttgacTGGATGACCTGTTTAGTATACAGTTAGCCAGAGAACCTTATACCTATTTACactcgataattttgatgtttggttatatttccttaaaaaagcttggaccagattgtcaggtgaaacgttggatttacttcaaattaattcgctgagattttacaaatgcattcttcctctttaaataTAATCATCGCTTTCATATCTCATGATAATGTTGGTTTACTGATGATCACTGTTCTGTATTGAACAATTTTCGTGTTTACAGCATTGTAACTGATTCTCACTAAGTTATCCAGTATCCAACCACTAATTACTATATTCACGCGGACTCCGACCAGGTGGTCTGTACTAACCAACAGAAATCTATTCTATAGTCGAAAAATTCACGGGCTGATATCGCATCTTGGTTTGATCGACCTTAGCTATCATTCGAACTACTCCTATACCAGTCAGGTACGTGGCAGTTTGGAATACCTAATACATGTCCCAACGACTTCAGTTGACGAGGAATCACTGCGTTTGCCAACAGAGTTGTTTTCAGTACATATTAGCCTGTGTTTAACCTCAGTATTACTGGATCTGTGGTCCCGATAAGGATGGAGAATGCTTCGAAATCATCTATGGTCAAAAAGTAAAAACTTATGAATATTATCTATTAATAAAGACCAaatttcagtattattattattattatcaatgtatCCTCCATCAGGTAGACAAGTTTTCATGAATTTTATCAAAGTAACATGAAGTTATATACCATTTTATCACTTGGATACAGCTCAATAAAGAGACTTTACAGTTAGTGTAGTATGTTTACAATTAACTTAAATGATTTTAGACAAATAGGGTTACTGAACAATTAATTGTATCTTTATAATGGTCTGATTATATTCCAATTGATTACTTgacaaataatttgaaaatgtcAACCTACACTTCAGAAGTT comes from Schistosoma haematobium chromosome 3, whole genome shotgun sequence and encodes:
- the CCNG1_1 gene encoding Cyclin-G1 (EggNog:ENOG410V6MG~COG:D) encodes the protein MAKVFNQHQQSFSSQTTHSNNNGCVASFYTAKSRFNFLRAPKRTISQYRRYPSRIRRAQKYDPNSLSSGNDSQKSNIDILCDTADSKQTAHKIVMNQYPSHITSDYKRSRPELNGQSNENLEDMSIYTPAACYLRPLQPKNNLRSDLSKICHSHIVCKLSSLDNDLLQDLLSKEFIYQPNNAFLYYVNPVSDTEASCLCVCIICIPKQKLITSIVSFLA
- the CCNG1_1 gene encoding Cyclin-G1, variant 3 (EggNog:ENOG410V6MG~COG:D) — its product is MAKVFNQHQQSFSSQTTHSNNNGCVASFYTAKSRFNFLRAPKRTISQYRRYPSRIRRAQKYDPNSLSSGNDSQKSNIDILCDTADSKQTAHKIVMNQYPSHITSDYKRSRPELNGQSNENLEDMSIYTPAACYLRPLQPKNNLRSDLSKICHSHIVCKLSSLDNDLLQDLLSKEFIYQPNNAFLYYVNPEVDDKVDAVLRNEAVHNLRFLHNSFFNLSTETFCKAVNLIDRFIVKVKVKPKYMACVAAASYCAVCKLSSSNNKNVILPDPETMVHITRCGGNAADLLRMEEILDSKLSHDLDGVNAFDFLQLFIDCVTKSKDIMEDELINAGLNMSSYLRESDVEKVSETINITSSVQKSDEVRKNLVTARQKDFSWKALVYKRLGTVMEIALCSLEVYRFRPVCLALGILAQVGIEGLLPLADLCGVDWFDVCECANLVGQLYELYYRDPPPSSRRRTGLFVTRRQFRVGYSSPTPLDTISEDYEPVEEDEWLLPLLFEP